AGCTCGCGGCGATCTACGACGGGCCGTTCGACGCGGTCATCTCCGACATGGCGCCCAAGACGAGTGGCATCAAGGCCACGGACGAGGCGCGCAGCCTGCGGCTGGCGGGCAAGGCGCTGGAGGTCGCGGCGACGCGCGGCCGGCCGGGGTCGTCCTTCGTGGCCAAGGTGTTCATGGGGGGCGACTTCGAGGACTTCCGCAACCAGGTGCGCGCCCTCTTCGAGGAGGTGAAGGTGGTGCGGCCGGAGGCCACGCGCGGGGCGAGCATGGAGGTCTACCTGGTGGGGCTGCGTCGCAAGGGCGCGGAGCCCGCGCCGGCCTCCTGACCTGCCGCGTCGCGCTGGAAGTGGAACGTCCGGGCGGCGGGCTGTGTCTAGAGTGCCGACCATGCTCGCCGCCTCCTGGAACCGGACACCCTCCCTCGCGCTGTCGCTGTTTCTATGGCTGTTGACCTCCGTCCCCGCGCAGGGGGCGGCGCCGCCGTCGTGGAAGGCCGTCGACGCGCTGGTGAGCGAACAGAAGTTCGAGTCCGCGGCGCAGGGCGCGGAGGCCCGCCTCGAGGCCGCGAGGAATGGCCCCGACGAGGCCGAGTGGACCCGGGCGCTGGTGCGCACGGTGCAGCTGCGCGGCGCGCTCCATGGCTACGAGACGTCGGTGCGGTTCCTGCGCGACCAGCCGTGGCCGAAGGGGGCGCTGTCCCAGGCCACGTTGAACCTCTACTACGCCAACGCGCTGGCGACGTACGCGCAGGCGTATTCCTGGGAGGTGCGCAAGCGCGAGCAGGTGGCGTCTTCCGGGCCGGTGGACCTGAAGGCGTGGACGTACGAGCAGATCATCACCGAGGCCCAGCGGGCCTACGAGGCCGTCTGGAAGCAGCGGCAGGCGTTCGGTGTCGAGCCGGTGAAGGTGCTCGCCGAGTTCATCGAGCCCAACACGTACCCGGCCGGCATCCGCTCCACGCTGCGCGACGCGGTCTCCTATCTGCGCGTGCAGCTGCTCCAGGACAGCGGCCACTGGCGGCCGGAGCACGCCAACGAGGTGTTCCGTCTGGACCTGGGCTCGCTGCTGGAGGGGACGCCCTCGGTGGAGCTGGCGGACCCCAACATCCATCCGCTCCTGAAGGCGGTCGCGGTGCTGGGGGACCTGGAGGCCTGGCACCGCGCGGCGGGGCGGCGCGAGGCGGCGTTGGAGGCCAGGCTGCGCCGCTACGAGGTGCTGCACCGGCACTTCTCGGACGAGGGGGACCGCGCCCGGCTGCGCCAGCACATGGCCGCGCACCTGACGTCGTTCCAGGACGTGCCCTGGTGGTCGATGGGGCAGGGGCTCCTGGCGGACCTGGAGCGCGAGGCGGGCCACCTGGTGAAGGCGCGGCAGGTGGCGTTCGCGGGGCAGCAGCGGTTCCCGGACTCGGTGGGGGCCGTGCGGTGTCGAACCATCGTGGCGCAGCTCGAGGCGCCGGACTTCACGCTCGCGGGCATCACGATGGATGGCCCCGAGCGCCGCTCGATCGAGGTCACGCACCGCAACGTCTCCACGCTGTACTTCCGCGCCTACGCGGTGGACGTGGAGGCCCGGCTCAAGAAGCTCCAGGCGTCCTCGGACCTGAGCGAGCTGCCCACCGACGGTGAGCTGCGGGGCTACCTCAAGAGCCGCAAGCCCGTCGCCACGTGGACCACGCAGCTGCCCGCGACGAGCGACCTGGCCCAGCACCGCACCTTCGTAACGCCGCCGCTGAAGGCCTCCGGCACCTACGCCATCATCGCCTCCGCCGACCCGAGCTTCCGCGAGGAGGCCAACCGCGCGCAGGGCGTCTACCTCTCCATCGTCCCCTGGGTGGCCATCGCCCAGGGTGGCCAGGGCTCCGCGTTGGAGGTCCGCGTCCTGAAGGGGGATACGGGAGCCCCGCTGTCGGAGACGCTCGTGCGGCTGTTCCTCGTGGACTACCGCACGGGGCTGCGCGAGGTGGCGCGCGCGAGCAGCAACCCCCAGGGCGAGGTGTCCTTCGCCTCTGCGCCCGGGTCGGACTACCGCTACTACCGCGTGGTGGTGGGGCAGGGGCGCGAGGCGCGGATGCTGCCGTCGGGTCTGAACGCCTACGGGCGCGAGCGCGAACGGGAGACGCGCTCCTCGCTCGTGTTCACGGACCGCAGCGTCTACCGGCCGCTGCAGAAGTTGCAGTGGAAGGTGGTGGCCTTCCGCGGGCGAGGGGACCAGGCGCGCTTCCAGACGCGCCCGGACGAGCGGCTCGTCGTGTCATTGATGGACCCCAACTACCAGGAGGTGGCGAAGCGCGAGGTGCGCACCAACGCGTTCGGCACGGCGGCGGGCGAGTTCACCATCCCCACCGGTCGCGTGCTCGGGGCGTGGTCGCTGCGCGTGGACTCGGGTGGGGTCACGACGGTGCGCGTGGAGGAGTACAAGCGTCCCACCTTCGAGGTCACCCTGAAGGACCCGGAGGGGCCGCTGCGGCTCAACCGTCCGGCCCGCTTCAAGGGCGAGGCGCGGTACTACTTCGGACTGCCCGTGGCGTCCGGCACGGTGCGCTGGCGCGCCTTTCGCGAGCCCGTGTTCCCCTTCTGGTGGGGTTGGCACCGGGACTTCATTCCCCGGCAGCGGCAGATGGTGGCCGCCGGCACGTCGTCGTTGACGGAGGATGGCTCCTTCCCGGTCGAGTTCACGCCCGAGGCCGACGAGCGCGCCGCGGGCTCGGCGGACGTCACGTGGCGCTATCGCGTCGAAGTGGACGCGACGGACGAGGGCGGCGAGACGCGCTCGGCGGAGCGGGCCTTCCGCCTCGGCTTCGTCGCTGTGGAGGGACGCGTCGACCTGGACGAGGGCTTCCTGCGCGAGGGGGCCCCGGCGGAGGTGCGCCTGTTGCGGTCCTCCCTGGATGGCGTGCCCCAGGCCGGCGCGGGGCGCTGGCGGCTGGTCGCGCTCCAGCAGCCGAAGCAGCCGCTGCTCCCCGCCGACGAGCCCCTCGTCCAGCCTCCCGAGAAGAAGGATCCGGACGCGGTGCGCATGCCGACCCCGGGTGACGCGCTCCGGCCCCGTTGGTCGAGCGAGTACGACTTCCAGGCCACGCTGACGACCTGGGCGGATGGCGCGGAGAAGGCGAAGGGTGAGGTCCGCCACGACGCCCAGGGCATCGCGCGCGTGAAGCTCCCCGCCCTGGGGGCGGGCGCCTACCGGTTGCACTACGAGACGACGGACGCGTTCGGCAAGACGTTCACGGTGAAGCGGGAGTTGTTGGTGGCTGGCGCGAGTGCCCCCGTGGCGCTCCCCGCGGCGCTGGTGCTGGAGAAGTCGACGGTGCGAGTGGGAGACGTGGCGCGCCTGTTGACCCTCTCCGGCTTCGAGGGACAGCCCCTGGTGCTGGACCTGTATCAGGGCGAGAAGCGCGTGCTGCGCAAGCCGCTGGTGGCGGGGAAGACTCCCGCCGTCGTCGAGGTGCCGGTGACGGAGGCGCTGCGCGGTGGCTTCACCGCCGTGCTGGTGGCCGTGCGCGACTGGCAGCTCATGCGCTTCAGCGAGCAGGTGTTCGTCCCCTTCGACGACAAGGAGCTGAGCCTCGAGTTCTCCACGTTCCGCGACAAGCTGCGCCCGGGCGGCAAGGAGACCTGGCGCGTGAAGGTCACGGGGCCCCAGGGCGCGAAGGTGGAGGCGGGGGCGGCCGAGCTGCTCGCGTATATGTACGACCAGTCCCTCGACCTGTTCATGAAGCATGCGCCCCCGTCGGTGGCGACGCTGTATCCGCAGCGCACGACCTCGGGCTCCTTCGAGTCGTCGCTCGTCGCGGCGGACACGATGTGGATCATCTCCGACCGCTACGGCGAGACCCCGATGTGGGGACCTCCGGAGCAGGATCGCCTCAAGTTCGAGGAGGGCTATGGCCTGGGAGGGCCGGGTGCTCGCTACATGTACGGCTACGGCATGGGCGAACCGAGGCGCCAGGCCGCGCTCATGCAGCGGAGCGCGCCGAGCGAGGCCAAGGCGAAGAAGGAGGCGGGAGCGCCGCCCCCTCCGCCCCCTGCTCCCGCGATGCCCATGCAGGAGGAGGTCGAGAGCGACGCCCTGGCGAAGCCCGACGCGCAAGGGGGCCGCGAGCCGGCGCCCGCGGAGGCCAGCGCGTCACTGCGTTCCAACTTCTCGGAGACGGCGTTCTGGGTGCCGCAGCTGCTGACCGACGCGGATGGCTCCGCGACGCTGGAGTTCACCGTGCCCGACTCGGTGACGGCCTGGAGTGTCTGGGTGCACGGCGTCACCCGGGACTTGAAGGGCGGCTCCGCGCAGCGCATGAGCCGCAGCGTGAAGGAGCTGATGGTGCGGCCGTACGTGCCGCGCTTCCTGCGAGAGGGTGACCGGGCGGTGTTGGAGGTGGTGGTGAACAACGCGGGCGAGAAGGCGCAGCAGGGAACGCTCACGCTGGACATCGTGGACGCGCAGACGCGCAAGAGCCTGCTCTCGGACTTCGGTGTGAAGGGGGCGTCGCAGTCCTTCGACGTGGCCCCGGGCAAGGGCACGCATCTGCGCTTCCCCCTCACCACGCCCGCGAGGGTGGGGCAGGTGGCCTTCCGCGTGGAGGCTCGCGCCGGCAACCTGAGCGACGGCGAGCTGCGCCCGCTCCCGGTGCTGCCCGGCCGGGTGCACCTGGCGCAGTCGCGCTTCGTCACGCTGAAGGGCAAGGACTCGAAGACGATGCGCTTCGACGACCTGAAGCAGGGCGGAGACCCCACGCGCATCAACGAGCAGCTCGTCGTCACCGTGGACACGCAGCTGTTCTACTCCGCGCTCCAGGCGGTGCCGTACCTGGTGGATTATCCCTACGAGTGCTCGGAGCAGACGCTCAACCGCTTCGTGTCGTCGGGCATCCTCACCAGTCTCTACGGGCGCTATCCCGCGGTGGCGAAGATGGCGAAGGAGCTGAGCCAGCGAGAGACGCGGTTCGAGACCTGGGACTCGGTGGACCCGAACCGGAAGATGGCGCTGGAGGAGTCGCCCTGGCTGGAGCTGGCCAAGGGCGGCGCCGAATCCGACGCCGGGCTGGTCAAGGTGCTGGACCCGAAGGTGGCGACCGCCGAGCGTGACGCCGCGCTGGCGAAGCTGCGCAAGGCGCAGACGGCGAGCGGAGGCTTCCCGTGGTGGCCGGGCGGCCCTCCCTCTCCGTACATGACGCTTTACGTCGTCCACGGCCTGTCGCGCGCCTTGGAGTACGGCGTGCCCGTCCCCGCGGAGATGACCCGCGAGGCCTGGGGCTATCTGGCCCGGCACTACCGCGAGGAGTACCTCGGCAAGCGGATGGCGAAGGACGCGGATTGGGAGTTCATCACCTTCCTCAACTTCGTCGCCTCCGCCTATCCGGACGCCGGCTACACGGGGGACGCGCTCACGGCCGCGGACCGCGAGAAGATGCTCGCCTTCAGCTACAAGCACTGGAAGCAGCATTCGCCCCTGCTCAAGGGCTACCTGGCGCTGACACTGAAGCGGGCGGGCCGGAGCGCGGACGCGCTGCGTGTCTGGGACAGCGTGATGGACTCGGCGAAGACGAGCCCCGACCTGGGGACGTACTGGGCGCCCGAGGACCGCAGCTGGCTCTGGTACAACGACACCACGGAGACCCACGCCTTCGCGCTGCGCACGTTGACGGAGCTGGCGCCCAAGGACGCGCGACGCGAGGGGCTGGTGCAGTGGCTCCTGCTCGACAAGAAGCTCAACCATTGGAAGTCCACGCGCGCCACCGCGGAGGCCATCTACGCGCTGGTGAAGTACCTGGAGGCGGAAGGGGCGCTGGGCGTGCGCGAGGACGCGCAGGTGACGGTGGGCCCCCGTGTCACGCGGATGGAGTTCTCGCCGGAGGTGTACACCGGCAAGAAGAACCAGGTGGTGGTGCCGGGGCCGGAGCTCCAACCGGAGACGATGAGCACGGTGGTGGTGTCGAAGTCGACGCCTGGCTTCGCCTTCGCCTCGGCCACGTGGCACTTCTCGACGGAGAAGCTGCCGGAGGAGGACCGTGGCGACTTCTTCCAGGTGTCGCGACGCTATTTCCTGCGCGCGAGAGAGGGGCGCGAGGTGGTGCTCCGGCCGCTGTCCGAGGGCGCGGCGCTCGCCCCGGGAGACGAGGTGGAGGTCCAGCTGTCACTGCGCTCGAAGCACGCGGCGGAGTACGTCCACCTGAGGGACCCTCGCGCGGCGGGGCTGGAGCCGGAGAGCGTCCAGTCCCGTCACAAGTGGGACCTGGGCATCGTCTGGTACGAGGAGACGCGCGACGCGAACACCAACTTCTTCTTCGAATGGCTGCCCGCGGGTGAATACACCTTCAAGTACCGCCTGCGCGCGAACATGGCGGGCACCTTCCGCGTGGGCCCCGCCACCGTGCAGTCCATGTACGCGCCGGAGTTCACCGCGTACTCGACCGGGGCCGTGCTGTCCGTGACGTCGGCGAAGTAGGCCCGTCTGGCCCCACGAACGCTCGTCCATGGCCGTGCGCCTGGACGTGTTCGTGGGGCGCGCGGACCGGCGCGCCGGGTTTGATTCCGGCAGGGCCGTCGTTGTCCGTGCCCGAGCGTCGAGAACCGGGGGCGCCTCGTAAGAGGGACGAGGCGCCGGCCATCGGCGACGTGCCGACGTCGCATCCCGAGGCGGAGCGGGCCTCTCGTGGTCCGCTCCTTGTCTCAGCGCGATGCCGGGATTGAGGATGACGCCAGGGCCCTCAAGGACGTGTCGCGGCGAGGGCTGCGTGCCATCCACGGGCGTGGAGGTTCGCCTCACGCCGGAGCCGTGCGCGGCGGAGCATCCTCCAAGGGGCGGCTCCTTGCCCCGGTGCGACGCCTCGAACCGAGGATGACGACACGGCCCCCGAGGCCGTGTCGCGGCGCGGGGGCACGTGCCATCCCAGGTCGTGGAGGTTCGCCTCACGCCGGAGCCGTGCCTCGGTCCGAGGAGGTCGTCGCGCGCACTCGTGGACCCCCCGCGCGCCGCCGCGCTTGCGGGGCGAGAGGTCCGGCTACTCGCCGCAGGTCGCGGCTTCGTCCGTGGGGTAGAGGGTGGCGATGCCGTAGGTCCCGTTGCGAGTCCCGCACCAGATTCGCCAGTTCGTCCCGCCCAGGTCCTTGGCCGCGAAGATGCCGCCTTCCTTCTTCGCGCCGTCCCGCGCGCAGCAGCGCGCGAAGGCCCGGGTGCCGATGGAGAGGATGCCCACCGCGTCGGGGGACTCCGCGAAGCCGCCCATCTTCTTCTCTCCGCAGGACCAGGGCGCCACGCCCTGGAAGCGGATGAGGTACTGGCCTCCACGCTTCGCCGTGCCGCCACTCGCCGGCCCGCCGTAGCAGAGCTTCCCCTCGGCCTCGAGCTGGGCGAAGCGCGGCAGGAAGTGCAGCCCTCCGATGGGGCCTCGCTCCCAGTCGTCGCCGCAGAAGACATGCGTGAACGCATTGCGTGGGCCGGTGCTCACCCACAGGCCCGTCAGCCAGTCG
This sequence is a window from Myxococcus stipitatus. Protein-coding genes within it:
- a CDS encoding RlmE family RNA methyltransferase, with product MVGTPSDMGKPYRPKDHYFQKAKQEGLRARSAFKVDELIKRFPMVKKGHVVLDLGAAPGGFLQILADAVGGAGRVIGVDIVAIRPFTQRHVQTAVLDVLADDFDAKLAAIYDGPFDAVISDMAPKTSGIKATDEARSLRLAGKALEVAATRGRPGSSFVAKVFMGGDFEDFRNQVRALFEEVKVVRPEATRGASMEVYLVGLRRKGAEPAPAS
- a CDS encoding alpha-2-macroglobulin family protein; its protein translation is MLAASWNRTPSLALSLFLWLLTSVPAQGAAPPSWKAVDALVSEQKFESAAQGAEARLEAARNGPDEAEWTRALVRTVQLRGALHGYETSVRFLRDQPWPKGALSQATLNLYYANALATYAQAYSWEVRKREQVASSGPVDLKAWTYEQIITEAQRAYEAVWKQRQAFGVEPVKVLAEFIEPNTYPAGIRSTLRDAVSYLRVQLLQDSGHWRPEHANEVFRLDLGSLLEGTPSVELADPNIHPLLKAVAVLGDLEAWHRAAGRREAALEARLRRYEVLHRHFSDEGDRARLRQHMAAHLTSFQDVPWWSMGQGLLADLEREAGHLVKARQVAFAGQQRFPDSVGAVRCRTIVAQLEAPDFTLAGITMDGPERRSIEVTHRNVSTLYFRAYAVDVEARLKKLQASSDLSELPTDGELRGYLKSRKPVATWTTQLPATSDLAQHRTFVTPPLKASGTYAIIASADPSFREEANRAQGVYLSIVPWVAIAQGGQGSALEVRVLKGDTGAPLSETLVRLFLVDYRTGLREVARASSNPQGEVSFASAPGSDYRYYRVVVGQGREARMLPSGLNAYGRERERETRSSLVFTDRSVYRPLQKLQWKVVAFRGRGDQARFQTRPDERLVVSLMDPNYQEVAKREVRTNAFGTAAGEFTIPTGRVLGAWSLRVDSGGVTTVRVEEYKRPTFEVTLKDPEGPLRLNRPARFKGEARYYFGLPVASGTVRWRAFREPVFPFWWGWHRDFIPRQRQMVAAGTSSLTEDGSFPVEFTPEADERAAGSADVTWRYRVEVDATDEGGETRSAERAFRLGFVAVEGRVDLDEGFLREGAPAEVRLLRSSLDGVPQAGAGRWRLVALQQPKQPLLPADEPLVQPPEKKDPDAVRMPTPGDALRPRWSSEYDFQATLTTWADGAEKAKGEVRHDAQGIARVKLPALGAGAYRLHYETTDAFGKTFTVKRELLVAGASAPVALPAALVLEKSTVRVGDVARLLTLSGFEGQPLVLDLYQGEKRVLRKPLVAGKTPAVVEVPVTEALRGGFTAVLVAVRDWQLMRFSEQVFVPFDDKELSLEFSTFRDKLRPGGKETWRVKVTGPQGAKVEAGAAELLAYMYDQSLDLFMKHAPPSVATLYPQRTTSGSFESSLVAADTMWIISDRYGETPMWGPPEQDRLKFEEGYGLGGPGARYMYGYGMGEPRRQAALMQRSAPSEAKAKKEAGAPPPPPPAPAMPMQEEVESDALAKPDAQGGREPAPAEASASLRSNFSETAFWVPQLLTDADGSATLEFTVPDSVTAWSVWVHGVTRDLKGGSAQRMSRSVKELMVRPYVPRFLREGDRAVLEVVVNNAGEKAQQGTLTLDIVDAQTRKSLLSDFGVKGASQSFDVAPGKGTHLRFPLTTPARVGQVAFRVEARAGNLSDGELRPLPVLPGRVHLAQSRFVTLKGKDSKTMRFDDLKQGGDPTRINEQLVVTVDTQLFYSALQAVPYLVDYPYECSEQTLNRFVSSGILTSLYGRYPAVAKMAKELSQRETRFETWDSVDPNRKMALEESPWLELAKGGAESDAGLVKVLDPKVATAERDAALAKLRKAQTASGGFPWWPGGPPSPYMTLYVVHGLSRALEYGVPVPAEMTREAWGYLARHYREEYLGKRMAKDADWEFITFLNFVASAYPDAGYTGDALTAADREKMLAFSYKHWKQHSPLLKGYLALTLKRAGRSADALRVWDSVMDSAKTSPDLGTYWAPEDRSWLWYNDTTETHAFALRTLTELAPKDARREGLVQWLLLDKKLNHWKSTRATAEAIYALVKYLEAEGALGVREDAQVTVGPRVTRMEFSPEVYTGKKNQVVVPGPELQPETMSTVVVSKSTPGFAFASATWHFSTEKLPEEDRGDFFQVSRRYFLRAREGREVVLRPLSEGAALAPGDEVEVQLSLRSKHAAEYVHLRDPRAAGLEPESVQSRHKWDLGIVWYEETRDANTNFFFEWLPAGEYTFKYRLRANMAGTFRVGPATVQSMYAPEFTAYSTGAVLSVTSAK